A section of the Echeneis naucrates chromosome 12, fEcheNa1.1, whole genome shotgun sequence genome encodes:
- the helq gene encoding helicase POLQ-like isoform X1: protein MNSGKPGINIKRVSSGKRSRVNVQTHLTPVRKRGVIMADQPPAQYCSDSEDLFRDYDSILEDSSLLAKLDYAEQSEQQRDLQLPPHPVPVDQQDLMAPPPSKASICKRTCEDKLSDSTFDGLRDEPFEDLPSSQLQFQEQVDEKVKRSRLKGGDKASTPSRTSDDKDRNVEDQRRGGARRSVIAQLKRTMLENATATSNVSRTAVLKEAVVSEEMSVAMQAMETISAESLDLGPFYGLPSKVKDLMHKLKGIKTLYDWQETCLTLDCVQQRRNLIYSLPTSGGKTLVAEILILRELLCRKKDCLFILPYISLVQEKVRGLASFGLELDFMVEEYAGSKGKFPPVKRRSRNSLYVATIEKAHSLVNSLIESGWLENLGLVVVDELHMLGDGSRGAVIEMTLAKVLYMSKKTQIIGMSATLGNIRDLQMFLKAENFTNNFRPVQLKEYVKLNDTIYEVDPQEENCFKFSRLLNFKYSSGMQKVDPDHIIALVTEVIPTHSCLLFCPTKKNCENVAVMICKYLKEEFLLHREAEKNILLRDLQESGNGSLCPVLRKTVPYGLAYHHSGLTTGERKLVEEAYSNGVLCLLTCTSTLAAGINLPARRVILRSPYVATDFLKRSQYKQMVGRAGRAGIDTEGESILILQDKDKDMAKTLVCAPMENCYSNLLHDGGKGVLSLILSLIGLKIATSLEQMRDFLCGTLLHVQETQLCVERSLWEVLQQSIHLLKEKDLITVTSDPYGPTLQVTNLGRATYKGSVDLAYSDLLYRDLSRGLEGLQLNSFLHLVYLVTPYDLIAQCKPDWRIFFTQFTLLSVAEQSVSAAVGVSESFVARKAAGQTVKNNVNMTAVTRMYLALVLFSLLKESNLWRVADRFQLSRGFVQMLLSSSSAFCSCVLHFTEELQELWPFKALLSELTRRLSYCVTAELIPLMEVAGVMESRAKQLYNAGYKTLTHLANADPAVLSRTIGNLYRKQAVQIVASAKMLLNEKAAALQEEVDDLLMVPSDLPTAGGAEPLL, encoded by the exons ATGAATTCTGGGAAACCAGGAATAAATATAAAGAGAGTGTCTTCAGGGAAAAGGTCAAGGGTCAACGTGCAAACTCATCTGACCCCTGTCAGGAAGAGAGGAGTCATCATGGCTGACCAACCACCTGCTCAG taCTGCAGCGACAGTGAGGACCTGTTCAGAGACTATGACAGCATCCTGGAGGACAGCTCCCTGTTGGCCAAACTGGACTATGCCGAACAGAGTGAACAGCAGCGGGACCTCCAACTGCCTCCTCACCCGGTCCCTGTGGATCAGCAGGACTTAATGGCTCCACCACCTTCCAAAGCCAGCATCTGCAAACGGACCTGTGAAGACAAACTCTCAGACTCCACCTTTGACGGCCTCAGGGACGAACCCTTTGAGGACCTACCGTCCAGCCAGCTTCAGTTTCAGGAACAGGTGGATGAAAAGGTGAAGAGGAGCCGACTGAAGGGTGGAGATAAAGCCTCCACGCCTTCCAGAACCAGTGATGACAAAGACAGGAATGTGGAGGATCAGAGACGAGGCGGAGCGAGGAGGAGTGTGATAGCTCAGCTGAAGAGGACAATGCTTGAAAACGCCACCGCTACATCAAACGTCTCACGGACTGCCGTCCTAAAGGAGGCGGTGGTTTCTGAGGAGATGAGTGTTGCCATGCAGGCCATGGAGACCATATCAGCTGAGAGCCttgacctggggcctttctatggACTCCCCTCCAAAGTAAAAGACCTGATGCACAAACTGAAAGGAATCAAGACCCTTTATG ATTGGCAAGAGACGTGTCTGACCCTGGACTGTGTCCAACAGAGGAGGAACCTGATCTACTCTCTTCCCACCAGCGGAGGGAAAACTCTGGTAGCAGAGATCCTCATCCTCAGAGAGCTGCTGTGCAGGAAGAAGGACTGTCTGTTCATCCTACCCTACATATCTCTGGTCCAGGAGAAG GTTCGGGGGTTAGCGAGCTTTGGCCTGGAGCTGGACTTCATGGTGGAGGAGTATGCTGGCAGTAAGGGAAAGTTCCCCccagtgaagaggaggagcaggaactCGCTATACGTTGCGACCATTGAGAAAGCTCACAGCCTGGTGAACTCCCTGATCGAGAGCGGCTGGCTGGAGAACCtggggctggtggtggtggacgAG CTCCACATGTTGGGAGACGGCAGCAGAGGAGCTGTGATTGAAATGACGTTGGCTAAAGTTCTCTACATGAGCA AAAAGACTCAGATCATTGGAATGAGCGCCACCCTGGGGAACATCAGAGACCTGCAGATGTTTCTAAAGGCTGAAAACTTCACCAACAACTTCAGACCT GTCCAGCTGAAAGAGTATGTTAAACTGAATGACACCATCTATGAGGTGGATCCACAGGAAGAGAATTGCTTCAAGTTCTCACGTCTCCTCAACTTCAAG TACTCCAGTGGGATGCAGAAGGTCGATCCGGATCACATCATTGCTCTGGTCACTGAGGTCATCCCAACACATTCCTGTCTGCTCTTCTGTCCCACCAAGAAGAACTGTGAGAATGTCGCAGTCATGATCTGCAAATACCTGAAGGA GGAGTTCCTCCTGCACAGGGAGGCTGAGAAGAATATCCTCCTCCGGGATCTGCAGGAGAGCGGGAACGGTTCGCTGTGCCCAGTGCTTAGGAAGACGGTGCCGTACGGGTTGGCCTACCACCACAGCGGACTGACCACGGGCGAGAGGAAGCTGGTCGAGGAGGCCTACTCCAATGGTGTCCTCTGCCTGCTCACCTGCACCTCCACCCTGGCTGCTGGGATCAACCTACCTGCCCGCAG AGTGATTCTGCGCTCGCCATACGTGGCCACAGACTTCCTGAAGAGGAGCCAGTACAAACAGATGGTGGGCCGGGCCGGACGAGCAGGCATTGACACGGAGGGAGAGAGcatcctcatcctgcaggacaaggacaaggacatG GCCAAAACTCTTGTGTGCGCTCCAATGGAAAACTGTTACAGCAACCTGTTGCATGATGGGGGAAAAGGTGTCCTGAGTCTCATCTTGTCTCTGATTGGACTGAAG ATCGCCACCTCGTTGGAGCAGATGAGGGACTTCCTGTGTGGAACGCTGCTGCACGTCCAGGAGACGCAGCTGTGTGTGGAGAGGAGTctgtgggaggtgctgcagcAGAGTATCCACCTCCTGAAGGAGAAGGACCTCAtcactgtgacctctgacccctacGGACCAACTCTGCAGGTCACCAACCTGGGACGGGCCACCTACAAAG GCTCCGTGGACCTGGCCTACAGTGACCTCCTGTACAGAGACCTGTCCAGAGGACTGGAGGGTCTGCAGCTCAACAGCTTCCTCCACCTGGTCTACCTGGTGACGCCGTACGACCTGATTGCTCAGTGCAAACCGGACTGGAGGATTTTCTTCACACAG TTCACACTGCTGTCAGTTGCGGAGCAgagtgtgtctgcagctgtcGGAGTCTCTGAGAGTTTTGTTGCCCGGAAAGCTGCAGGACAGACGGTGAAAAAC aatgTGAACATGACGGCGGTGACCAGGATGTATCTGGCGCTGGTGCTGTTCTCTCTGCTGAAGGAGTCCAACCTGTGGCGTGTCGCTGACAGGTTCCAGCTGAGCCGAGGCTTCGTCCAGATGCTGCTCAGCTCGTCCTCGGCCTTCTGCTCCTGCGTGCTGCACTTCACCGAG gagctgcaggagctcTGGCCCTTTAAAGCTCTGCTGTCGGAGCTGACTCGCAGGCTGAGTTACTGTGTGACGGCTGAACTGATCCCTCTGATGGAGGTGGCGGGCGTCATGGAG TCCAGAGCAAAGCAGTTGTACAACGCCGGCTACAAGACACTGACTCACCTGGCCAACGCAGACCCGGCGGTTCTGTCCCGGACCATAGGGAACCTCTACAGGAAGCAGGCGGTCCAGATTGTGGCCTCAGCTAAA ATGCTGCTGAATGAGAAGGCAGCGGCGCTCCAGGAGGAAGTGGACGACCTGCTGATGGTGCCTTCAGATCTGCCCACTGCCGGAGGGGCGGAGCCACTGCTCTGA
- the helq gene encoding helicase POLQ-like isoform X3 produces the protein MVEEYAGSKGKFPPVKRRSRNSLYVATIEKAHSLVNSLIESGWLENLGLVVVDELHMLGDGSRGAVIEMTLAKVLYMSKKTQIIGMSATLGNIRDLQMFLKAENFTNNFRPVQLKEYVKLNDTIYEVDPQEENCFKFSRLLNFKYSSGMQKVDPDHIIALVTEVIPTHSCLLFCPTKKNCENVAVMICKYLKEEFLLHREAEKNILLRDLQESGNGSLCPVLRKTVPYGLAYHHSGLTTGERKLVEEAYSNGVLCLLTCTSTLAAGINLPARRVILRSPYVATDFLKRSQYKQMVGRAGRAGIDTEGESILILQDKDKDMAKTLVCAPMENCYSNLLHDGGKGVLSLILSLIGLKIATSLEQMRDFLCGTLLHVQETQLCVERSLWEVLQQSIHLLKEKDLITVTSDPYGPTLQVTNLGRATYKGSVDLAYSDLLYRDLSRGLEGLQLNSFLHLVYLVTPYDLIAQCKPDWRIFFTQFTLLSVAEQSVSAAVGVSESFVARKAAGQTVKNNVNMTAVTRMYLALVLFSLLKESNLWRVADRFQLSRGFVQMLLSSSSAFCSCVLHFTEELQELWPFKALLSELTRRLSYCVTAELIPLMEVAGVMESRAKQLYNAGYKTLTHLANADPAVLSRTIGNLYRKQAVQIVASAKMLLNEKAAALQEEVDDLLMVPSDLPTAGGAEPLL, from the exons ATGGTGGAGGAGTATGCTGGCAGTAAGGGAAAGTTCCCCccagtgaagaggaggagcaggaactCGCTATACGTTGCGACCATTGAGAAAGCTCACAGCCTGGTGAACTCCCTGATCGAGAGCGGCTGGCTGGAGAACCtggggctggtggtggtggacgAG CTCCACATGTTGGGAGACGGCAGCAGAGGAGCTGTGATTGAAATGACGTTGGCTAAAGTTCTCTACATGAGCA AAAAGACTCAGATCATTGGAATGAGCGCCACCCTGGGGAACATCAGAGACCTGCAGATGTTTCTAAAGGCTGAAAACTTCACCAACAACTTCAGACCT GTCCAGCTGAAAGAGTATGTTAAACTGAATGACACCATCTATGAGGTGGATCCACAGGAAGAGAATTGCTTCAAGTTCTCACGTCTCCTCAACTTCAAG TACTCCAGTGGGATGCAGAAGGTCGATCCGGATCACATCATTGCTCTGGTCACTGAGGTCATCCCAACACATTCCTGTCTGCTCTTCTGTCCCACCAAGAAGAACTGTGAGAATGTCGCAGTCATGATCTGCAAATACCTGAAGGA GGAGTTCCTCCTGCACAGGGAGGCTGAGAAGAATATCCTCCTCCGGGATCTGCAGGAGAGCGGGAACGGTTCGCTGTGCCCAGTGCTTAGGAAGACGGTGCCGTACGGGTTGGCCTACCACCACAGCGGACTGACCACGGGCGAGAGGAAGCTGGTCGAGGAGGCCTACTCCAATGGTGTCCTCTGCCTGCTCACCTGCACCTCCACCCTGGCTGCTGGGATCAACCTACCTGCCCGCAG AGTGATTCTGCGCTCGCCATACGTGGCCACAGACTTCCTGAAGAGGAGCCAGTACAAACAGATGGTGGGCCGGGCCGGACGAGCAGGCATTGACACGGAGGGAGAGAGcatcctcatcctgcaggacaaggacaaggacatG GCCAAAACTCTTGTGTGCGCTCCAATGGAAAACTGTTACAGCAACCTGTTGCATGATGGGGGAAAAGGTGTCCTGAGTCTCATCTTGTCTCTGATTGGACTGAAG ATCGCCACCTCGTTGGAGCAGATGAGGGACTTCCTGTGTGGAACGCTGCTGCACGTCCAGGAGACGCAGCTGTGTGTGGAGAGGAGTctgtgggaggtgctgcagcAGAGTATCCACCTCCTGAAGGAGAAGGACCTCAtcactgtgacctctgacccctacGGACCAACTCTGCAGGTCACCAACCTGGGACGGGCCACCTACAAAG GCTCCGTGGACCTGGCCTACAGTGACCTCCTGTACAGAGACCTGTCCAGAGGACTGGAGGGTCTGCAGCTCAACAGCTTCCTCCACCTGGTCTACCTGGTGACGCCGTACGACCTGATTGCTCAGTGCAAACCGGACTGGAGGATTTTCTTCACACAG TTCACACTGCTGTCAGTTGCGGAGCAgagtgtgtctgcagctgtcGGAGTCTCTGAGAGTTTTGTTGCCCGGAAAGCTGCAGGACAGACGGTGAAAAAC aatgTGAACATGACGGCGGTGACCAGGATGTATCTGGCGCTGGTGCTGTTCTCTCTGCTGAAGGAGTCCAACCTGTGGCGTGTCGCTGACAGGTTCCAGCTGAGCCGAGGCTTCGTCCAGATGCTGCTCAGCTCGTCCTCGGCCTTCTGCTCCTGCGTGCTGCACTTCACCGAG gagctgcaggagctcTGGCCCTTTAAAGCTCTGCTGTCGGAGCTGACTCGCAGGCTGAGTTACTGTGTGACGGCTGAACTGATCCCTCTGATGGAGGTGGCGGGCGTCATGGAG TCCAGAGCAAAGCAGTTGTACAACGCCGGCTACAAGACACTGACTCACCTGGCCAACGCAGACCCGGCGGTTCTGTCCCGGACCATAGGGAACCTCTACAGGAAGCAGGCGGTCCAGATTGTGGCCTCAGCTAAA ATGCTGCTGAATGAGAAGGCAGCGGCGCTCCAGGAGGAAGTGGACGACCTGCTGATGGTGCCTTCAGATCTGCCCACTGCCGGAGGGGCGGAGCCACTGCTCTGA
- the helq gene encoding helicase POLQ-like isoform X2 produces the protein MAPPPSKASICKRTCEDKLSDSTFDGLRDEPFEDLPSSQLQFQEQVDEKVKRSRLKGGDKASTPSRTSDDKDRNVEDQRRGGARRSVIAQLKRTMLENATATSNVSRTAVLKEAVVSEEMSVAMQAMETISAESLDLGPFYGLPSKVKDLMHKLKGIKTLYDWQETCLTLDCVQQRRNLIYSLPTSGGKTLVAEILILRELLCRKKDCLFILPYISLVQEKVRGLASFGLELDFMVEEYAGSKGKFPPVKRRSRNSLYVATIEKAHSLVNSLIESGWLENLGLVVVDELHMLGDGSRGAVIEMTLAKVLYMSKKTQIIGMSATLGNIRDLQMFLKAENFTNNFRPVQLKEYVKLNDTIYEVDPQEENCFKFSRLLNFKYSSGMQKVDPDHIIALVTEVIPTHSCLLFCPTKKNCENVAVMICKYLKEEFLLHREAEKNILLRDLQESGNGSLCPVLRKTVPYGLAYHHSGLTTGERKLVEEAYSNGVLCLLTCTSTLAAGINLPARRVILRSPYVATDFLKRSQYKQMVGRAGRAGIDTEGESILILQDKDKDMAKTLVCAPMENCYSNLLHDGGKGVLSLILSLIGLKIATSLEQMRDFLCGTLLHVQETQLCVERSLWEVLQQSIHLLKEKDLITVTSDPYGPTLQVTNLGRATYKGSVDLAYSDLLYRDLSRGLEGLQLNSFLHLVYLVTPYDLIAQCKPDWRIFFTQFTLLSVAEQSVSAAVGVSESFVARKAAGQTVKNNVNMTAVTRMYLALVLFSLLKESNLWRVADRFQLSRGFVQMLLSSSSAFCSCVLHFTEELQELWPFKALLSELTRRLSYCVTAELIPLMEVAGVMESRAKQLYNAGYKTLTHLANADPAVLSRTIGNLYRKQAVQIVASAKMLLNEKAAALQEEVDDLLMVPSDLPTAGGAEPLL, from the exons ATGGCTCCACCACCTTCCAAAGCCAGCATCTGCAAACGGACCTGTGAAGACAAACTCTCAGACTCCACCTTTGACGGCCTCAGGGACGAACCCTTTGAGGACCTACCGTCCAGCCAGCTTCAGTTTCAGGAACAGGTGGATGAAAAGGTGAAGAGGAGCCGACTGAAGGGTGGAGATAAAGCCTCCACGCCTTCCAGAACCAGTGATGACAAAGACAGGAATGTGGAGGATCAGAGACGAGGCGGAGCGAGGAGGAGTGTGATAGCTCAGCTGAAGAGGACAATGCTTGAAAACGCCACCGCTACATCAAACGTCTCACGGACTGCCGTCCTAAAGGAGGCGGTGGTTTCTGAGGAGATGAGTGTTGCCATGCAGGCCATGGAGACCATATCAGCTGAGAGCCttgacctggggcctttctatggACTCCCCTCCAAAGTAAAAGACCTGATGCACAAACTGAAAGGAATCAAGACCCTTTATG ATTGGCAAGAGACGTGTCTGACCCTGGACTGTGTCCAACAGAGGAGGAACCTGATCTACTCTCTTCCCACCAGCGGAGGGAAAACTCTGGTAGCAGAGATCCTCATCCTCAGAGAGCTGCTGTGCAGGAAGAAGGACTGTCTGTTCATCCTACCCTACATATCTCTGGTCCAGGAGAAG GTTCGGGGGTTAGCGAGCTTTGGCCTGGAGCTGGACTTCATGGTGGAGGAGTATGCTGGCAGTAAGGGAAAGTTCCCCccagtgaagaggaggagcaggaactCGCTATACGTTGCGACCATTGAGAAAGCTCACAGCCTGGTGAACTCCCTGATCGAGAGCGGCTGGCTGGAGAACCtggggctggtggtggtggacgAG CTCCACATGTTGGGAGACGGCAGCAGAGGAGCTGTGATTGAAATGACGTTGGCTAAAGTTCTCTACATGAGCA AAAAGACTCAGATCATTGGAATGAGCGCCACCCTGGGGAACATCAGAGACCTGCAGATGTTTCTAAAGGCTGAAAACTTCACCAACAACTTCAGACCT GTCCAGCTGAAAGAGTATGTTAAACTGAATGACACCATCTATGAGGTGGATCCACAGGAAGAGAATTGCTTCAAGTTCTCACGTCTCCTCAACTTCAAG TACTCCAGTGGGATGCAGAAGGTCGATCCGGATCACATCATTGCTCTGGTCACTGAGGTCATCCCAACACATTCCTGTCTGCTCTTCTGTCCCACCAAGAAGAACTGTGAGAATGTCGCAGTCATGATCTGCAAATACCTGAAGGA GGAGTTCCTCCTGCACAGGGAGGCTGAGAAGAATATCCTCCTCCGGGATCTGCAGGAGAGCGGGAACGGTTCGCTGTGCCCAGTGCTTAGGAAGACGGTGCCGTACGGGTTGGCCTACCACCACAGCGGACTGACCACGGGCGAGAGGAAGCTGGTCGAGGAGGCCTACTCCAATGGTGTCCTCTGCCTGCTCACCTGCACCTCCACCCTGGCTGCTGGGATCAACCTACCTGCCCGCAG AGTGATTCTGCGCTCGCCATACGTGGCCACAGACTTCCTGAAGAGGAGCCAGTACAAACAGATGGTGGGCCGGGCCGGACGAGCAGGCATTGACACGGAGGGAGAGAGcatcctcatcctgcaggacaaggacaaggacatG GCCAAAACTCTTGTGTGCGCTCCAATGGAAAACTGTTACAGCAACCTGTTGCATGATGGGGGAAAAGGTGTCCTGAGTCTCATCTTGTCTCTGATTGGACTGAAG ATCGCCACCTCGTTGGAGCAGATGAGGGACTTCCTGTGTGGAACGCTGCTGCACGTCCAGGAGACGCAGCTGTGTGTGGAGAGGAGTctgtgggaggtgctgcagcAGAGTATCCACCTCCTGAAGGAGAAGGACCTCAtcactgtgacctctgacccctacGGACCAACTCTGCAGGTCACCAACCTGGGACGGGCCACCTACAAAG GCTCCGTGGACCTGGCCTACAGTGACCTCCTGTACAGAGACCTGTCCAGAGGACTGGAGGGTCTGCAGCTCAACAGCTTCCTCCACCTGGTCTACCTGGTGACGCCGTACGACCTGATTGCTCAGTGCAAACCGGACTGGAGGATTTTCTTCACACAG TTCACACTGCTGTCAGTTGCGGAGCAgagtgtgtctgcagctgtcGGAGTCTCTGAGAGTTTTGTTGCCCGGAAAGCTGCAGGACAGACGGTGAAAAAC aatgTGAACATGACGGCGGTGACCAGGATGTATCTGGCGCTGGTGCTGTTCTCTCTGCTGAAGGAGTCCAACCTGTGGCGTGTCGCTGACAGGTTCCAGCTGAGCCGAGGCTTCGTCCAGATGCTGCTCAGCTCGTCCTCGGCCTTCTGCTCCTGCGTGCTGCACTTCACCGAG gagctgcaggagctcTGGCCCTTTAAAGCTCTGCTGTCGGAGCTGACTCGCAGGCTGAGTTACTGTGTGACGGCTGAACTGATCCCTCTGATGGAGGTGGCGGGCGTCATGGAG TCCAGAGCAAAGCAGTTGTACAACGCCGGCTACAAGACACTGACTCACCTGGCCAACGCAGACCCGGCGGTTCTGTCCCGGACCATAGGGAACCTCTACAGGAAGCAGGCGGTCCAGATTGTGGCCTCAGCTAAA ATGCTGCTGAATGAGAAGGCAGCGGCGCTCCAGGAGGAAGTGGACGACCTGCTGATGGTGCCTTCAGATCTGCCCACTGCCGGAGGGGCGGAGCCACTGCTCTGA
- the mrps18c gene encoding small ribosomal subunit protein bS18m, with the protein MFPLKLLQRLKPVLPPSGHTGFRSLTGHVVRQSDDTLVKMDNPYREPQKGCLLCSIQVDYKNVQLLSQFVSPHTGRIYGRHITGLCGRKQKEVSKAIKRAHAMGFMSVTHKHPQFMRDPNVCGVKHIN; encoded by the exons ATGTTCCCTCTGAAGCTTCTTCAGCGGCTAAAGCCTGTTTTACCGCCCAGCGGACACACAG GTTTCAGGAGTTTAACGGGTCACGTGGTCCGACAGAGTGACGACACG TTGGTGAAAATGGACAATCCGTACAGAGAGCCTCAGAAAGGATGTCTCCTCTGCAGCATCCAGGTGGACTACAAAAACGTCCAG TTGCTGTCCCAGTTCGTCTCCCCCCACACGGGCAGAATCTACGGCCGACACATCACCG gGTTGTGTGGACGAAAACAGAAGGAAGTCTCCAAAGCCATAAAGAGGGCTCACGCCATGG GTTTCATGTCGGTGACCCACAAACATCCCCAGTTCATGAGGGACCCCAACGTGTGTGGAGTGAAACACATTAATTAG